ACACCAAGGCAGCCCTAACTGCCTTTGCTTTTCTTTTCAAGCTCCGCCCAGCGCGCGTAAAGTTTTTCAATTTTACTTTGGGTTTCTGAAATCTTTGCATAGAGTTCTTGAACCTTCGAAGCTTGACTGACAATCTCAGGTTTTACCGACTCGGCTTGCAAGGCACTGAGTCCTTCTTCCAACTCTAAAATCGTCGCTTCCATATTTTCCAGCTCAAACTTTTCTTTAAAAGAAAGTTTCACCGGTTTGCCTGCGGCTTTCGCGGCTTCTTTTTTAGCTTCAGCTTTAAGCTCGGCGGCCTGCAATTCTTTTTGCTCTTCGAACCATTCTTCCCATTGCAAATAACCTGCGAAGTTTTCAAGCGACGTTGAACCATCGAGGTTCTTATGGAACGACATGATCTGTGAAGCCACTTGATCCATAAAGTAACGGTCGTGGGTCACAAGAATAACCGCTCCGTTAAATTCTTTCAAAGAGTCCTCTAGGACCGTGAGAGTCGCCACGTCAAGATCGTTGGTCGGCTCATCCAGAATCAAAACTTGCGCTTCGTTCAACATCAATTGCGCGATACGCAGACGGCTTTGCTCTCCACCTGAAAGTTTTTCGACAGGAAGATCCATCTGCTGGCGATTAAAAAGGAAGCGCTCTAAATAACTGCGCGCAAAAACGTACTGTCCTTGGTAGTGAACGTAATCTCCTTCAGGACAGATGTTCTTAAGAACGGACTCTTTGGGTTTTAGCGTTTCGCGGTTTTGTTCAAAGTAAGCGATCTTAAGTTTGTCCGCTTGAACCACGCGGCCCGAATCCGGTGCCTCTTCGCCCAGAAGAATACGAATCAATGTGGATTTCCCAGAACCGTTATCGCCCAGCAAAGCTAAACGCGTTTTTGGATTTACAAGATAAGAAAAATCTTTAAAGAGCACGCGACCGTTGTAGGCCTTAGTGACATGATCGGCTTCGATTAACTTTTGCGGATTGCGCTCGGTCTCTTTAAATTCAATCTTTACTTTGCGAGCGGCATTTTTCTGTGACAGATCCTGCACGTCGTCTTTCAACGTTCCAGCACGCTCAATGCGCGCTTTCTGTTTTGTCTGACGAGCTTTCGCCCCACGGCGCAACCATTCAGTTTCCCGGCGCAGAGTGTTTTTTAGAACGAGTTCGCGGGCTTCCTGGCCTTTAAGCAAAAGATCTTTGGCCTCGAGATACTCAAGATAGCCGCCATTAATCGACAACAGGTAATTGGGATTGCGCGGATCTAGATCGAAAATCTTATTCGCCACTCTTTGCAGGAACAAACGATCATGCGTGATAATTAACGTCGCAAAAGGCGCTTTGGACAAAAACTCCTCGAGCCACATGATGCTGGAAACATCGAGATGATTCGTCGGTTCGTCGAGCATTAAAAGTTCCGGCTCCAAAACCAGCTCACGCGCTAATGCGACTCTTTTACGCCATCCGCCGGAAAGATCTTCCACTAAAAAATCTTCACCGAATTGCGAAAGCTCCAAGCGCGCCATCCACTCGTATGCCGCCCCTAGGGTTTCATGCGGATCTTTGGATTTGCTTTGTACAGCCTCAAAAATGGTCTCGCCTTTTTTAAATAATGGCGTTTGCTCTAGAAATCCCAGACGCAAACCTTTTTTCATCGTGACGTCGCCGCCATCAGGATCCATTTGCCCTGCGAGAATTTTCAGAAGTGTGGATTTACCGGCGCCGTTCGGGCCGACCAGACCTACGCGCTCGCCTTCTTCGATACCAAGGCTGACGTTTTGAAACAGATTTTTTCCGGCGAAGGACTTTTCGAGTTTATATGTACTGATAAGAAGCATGGACCTAACCTACTGCCTTTTATCTTAGAATCCAAGGGATTGATGTCTTAATTCGAGCATTTCCAAGTACTGTTCACGATCGACGTACTTTCCACCCATGCTTCCGACGACAGGCGTGACCATTTGCACGTCAATCCACTCATGGCCTTGCGCCTGCAGGACTTCGACGAGGTGCCAAAGGGCTAGTTTCGAAGCGTTGGCTTTTTTATAAAACATACTCTCGCCGCTGAATACGCCTTGCACAAGCACGCCGTAAATTCCACCGATCAGAATATTGTTTTCCCGAACTTCCACAGACATACAAAATCCGGCATTGAAAAAATCCACATAAGAGCGCTTCATCATCGGCGTGATCCACGTGCCTTCTTGGCCGGGACGAGGCTGCTTTGAACACTCTTCAATCACCTGATGGAAGTCTTTGTTAATCGTGAATTCAATTTCTGGATGACGGCGGCGGTAGCGCTTAAGGCTTTCCGAAACGTGAAAGTCTTCGAACAGCAAAACGCCGCGCTTTTCAGGAGAAAACCACAACATCGGAAGCCCCGGCTGTGGCCACGGAAAAATCCCGCGCGAGTACGCCGAATAAAGCGTGCCCACGTCAAGCTTGCCTCCGACAGCAATGATACCTTCGGCCAAGGTGTCGCGCGGATCCGGGAATTCAACCGAAGAGCGAAGCTTCATCACCATTATTTCCCCTGATACGTAATACGATAGATAACGCCGGCTCTGTCGTCGGAAACCAGCAGGGAGCCGTCTTTAAGAACTTCAAGATCGACAGGTCTTCCCCAATGAGTGTCTCCTTGCAACCAACCGTCGACAAAAGTTTCGACTTTTTCAGCCTGATTGCCATTGAGTTTTACGAACGTCAGACGATATCCCGAAGGTGTTGAGCGATTCCACGAGCCGTGCTCGGCGATAATCACAGCGTCTTTGTATTGGGCGGGAAACTGATTTCCCGTATAAAACCGCATTCCGAGCGGAGCCACATGTGGCTTCAGCTCAACGACAGGCGCAGTGAAGTCCTTGCAGGATTTCCCCTTGCCAAATTCAGGATCTAAAGTGTCTTTGCCATGACATACGGGAAAACCAAAGTTCTCTCCCACTTTGGAAAGATGGTTGAGCTCGCAGGGCGGCCGATCATCTCCCATCCAGTCGCGACCGTTATCGGTGAACCACAGCTCTTTTGTCTGAGGATGAAAATCGAAACCCACCGTGTTGCGCACGCCGCGAGCCACTTCTTCTTTCGCGGTTCCGTTGACGTCAATGCGAAAGATGCGAGCGAAATCCGTTCCTGGGTCACAGACGTTGCAGTTCGCCCCCACAGGGACATAAAGCTTGCCGTCAGGTCCAAAGCGAATGAACTTCCAGCCATGATGAGTATCGGAAGGAAACTTTTGTGGCAAAGTTCGCGCGGGTCTCAAAGGTTTGTTGGTCGGTTTACTGACGTCAAATTCGAGGATGCGGCTGATTTCTGCGACGTAAAGTTTTCCATCTTTATAAGCGACGCCATTCGGAGTATCGAGGCCTTCGGCAAGAACTTGAACTTTGCCATTATTCACAACATAAACTTTATCGCCGGAACGTGTGCCTACGAAAATACGCCCGTCTTCGGCCTGCGCTAACGAGCGCGCATTCGGAACTTGCGCCCACACGGAAATTTTAAATCCCATCGGCAGCTTTAATTTTTCTAGAGGAAGTTTTTGCGCCCAGCCGGACGATGCCAAAAATAAAACTGCTAACTGCAAAGCTATTCCACGCACATTCACCTCCGCCGAATTCAATTTCTGTTCACACACACATCACATTTTCCGCAGGGAGCTTCGTGCTCGTGACCGAAATAGTGATAGATTCTATTCAGTCGGCACTCTTCTTCCTGCGTCGCCCATTGCACCATTTTTAAAAGCTTCGTGTTCTGAGCTTTCAAAATCTCCACGCCGTTTTCCGTTGCGAACTGCTCCTCTGTGGGCGCGTGCACTGTCATGTACGGAAACGGATCTTCCGATTTCTCCAGGCAACCCCAGCGTTCTAAAATACTCACGGCGGCTTCCGCTCTGAAGTCGCGGCGATTTTTAAAATTCATTTGCTCGCGCAAAAAATCAAATCCGCCCTGATCCACCTGCGTGCGTTTGTCCTCTATCAGTTGATAGATTTTACGAATGAAGTCGGGCTCGGGATGCGACCATTTTAAAAACTCCATTTGAATACTGACATCATCCTGATCATAGAGCAAATGGCAGAACGACTCTTTGCCATCTCTCCCCGCCCGTCCGACCTCTTGGAAATAGGATTCCAAAGCATTGGGCGTTTCGGCGTGAATCAGAACGCGGACATTGTCTTTGTCAATGCCGAGGCCAAATGCCGGTGTCGCAATCATCAAAGGCGCCTCTTCGTTGATAAATCTTTTTTGATTTCGCTTGCGGTCCTGAGGCGGTAAATCACCGTGATAAATAATGTGATCAACGTTCAGACGATTCAGAGCCGCCGAGATTTTTTTCAGCGTCTGAATCAATGAGCAATAGACGATCGCCGCCCCGGAGTGCTGATGGCGAAGCCCCACGATGGCGCGAATTTTTTCGTCGATACCGTAAATGTCATGAACGTTCAGCGCGAGGTTGGGTCGTTCGATGCCCGCAGAAATAATTTCTGCCTGAGGCATATTGAGTTTTGCCAAAATATCTTTTTGCACTTCAGGCGTTGCCGTCGCCGTCAAAGCCAGCGTCGGCGGGTTTCCTAGAAGAGCGCGAAACTCCCCGACGCGCGAATAATCCGGGCGGAAATCATGACCCCACTGGGAAATACAATGAGCTTCGTCAACCGCCAGCAATTGAATTTCTCTCCCCTGGATGGCTTCGAGAAATTCGGCTTTGCGAAAACGCTCAGGCGTCACATAGAGGAGCTTAAAGTCCCCTGCCGCTAAACGAGCTTGCCTTGACAAACGCTCATCACGACTCAATGTTGAACTAAGAAAAGTGGCAGGAATTCCAAGGTCTTGCGCTTTATAGACCTGGTCCTGCATCAAAGCGATTAAGGGAGAAATGACGACCACAAGGCCGTCACGGATCTTGGCCGGGAACTGAAAGCAGAGACTTTTTCCCATTCCGGTAGGCATTAATGCGAGGAGATTTTCATTTGCCCAAACTTTGCGCAAAATGGCTTCTTGCTCTCCCCGGAAAGAGGTAAACTTGAAATTCGTTGTCAGCAATTCATGGAGGTTCTTCATGGTTCCAGTCTACGCCATGCTCGGAAGAGAGGCTAGCTGGCGCATTGCGTTGCAAATCTAGTCTTTTGCACTTAAATGTAATTGATGATACTTCGAGTACTTTCATAAAAGTAACTAAATTAAGTAATGAAAAACAGTGGCTAAAAATCACTCAGTTAACAGCTAACGAAGGGTATGAATATGTCCAAAAAATGGAATATTGATATGGTCAGAAATATCGGTATCTCGGCTCACATCGACTCGGGAAAAACGACGACTTCTGAGCGTATTTTGTTCTATGGAGGAAGAATCCACGCCATCCACGAAGTTCGTGGTAAAGACGGCGTCGGTGCGACAATGGACTCCATGGATCTAGAGAGAGAAAAAGGTATCACTATCCAGTCTGCGGCGACGCAAGTTCACTGGAAGGACTACACTATCAATTTGATCGATACACCGGGCCACGTGGATTTCACAGTGGAAGTGGAACGCTCACTTCGCGTTCTTGACGGTGCCATCCTTCTTCTTTGCGGTGTTGCCGGCGTTCAATCTCAATCCATCACTGTTGACCGTCAAATGAAACGCTATAGCGTTCCTCGTTTGGCATTCGTTAACAAATTGGACCGCCAAGGTGCGAACCCATACCGTGTTACTGACGCTTTGATCGAAAAATTGCGTTTGAACGCTGTGATGATCCAAATTCCAATCGGTTTGGAAGATCAACACAGAGGTCACGTAGATTTGACTGATATGAAGTCTTACATCAACGAAGGTGAAAACGGTGAAAACGTCACTGTTGGCGAAATTCCACCAGACCTTGTTGAAACGGCTCAAAAATACCGTCAAATCATGATCGGTAAATTGGCTGACATCGACTCTGCTATCGAAGAGAAATTCTTGATGGAAGAGGAACCAACGACTGAAGAAATCCGCGCGGCTATCCGTAAGGGTACTATCAGCTTGAAGTTCGTTCCGGTTCTTTGCGGGTCTGCGTTTAAGAACAAAGGTGTTCAACGTTTGATGGATGCGGTTACATACTACCTTCCGTCTCCTGCTGAGAAAAAAGAGCAAGCTCTTGATCTTAACAAGAACGAAGAGAAGTTTGACTTGTTCCCAGACAACTCAAAACCATTGGTTTCTTTGGCGTTTAAACTTCAAGAGACTCCATTTGGTCAGTTGACTTACATGCGTATCTACCAAGGTAAGATGGGCAAAGGTGATTTCATCATCAACCAATCAAACAAGAAATCTGTTAAGATTCCTCGTTTGGTTCGTATGCACTCTGACAAAATGGAAGATATCGACACAGCTTACGCTGGTGACATCGTAGCATTGTTCGGTATCGACTGTGCGTCTGGTGATACTTTCTGTGACGAAAACATCAATGCTTCTATGCAATCAATGCACGTTCCTGATTCAGTTATCAGCTTGGCTGTTGCTCCTAAAGACAAAGCCGGTGCTAATAACTTCTCTAAAGCGTTGCAAAAGTTCCGTAAGGAAGACCCTACATTCCGCGTTCACCGTGACGAGGAATCCAACGAGACTATCATCTCTGGTATGGGTGAGCTTCACTTGGAGATCTACATTGAGCGTATGAAGCGTGAGTTCAACTGTGAAGTGATCGTGGGTCAACCACAGGTTGCTTACCGTGAGACGATCTCTCAAGAGGCTGCTTACGATTACACTCATAAAAAACAAACGGGTGGTTCGGGTCAGTACGCGAAGTGTGTGGGTAAAATCCTTCCACTTGCGCCTCAAGAAGATGGCTCTACGTTCAAATTCGTTAACAACGTTGTTGGTGGTCGTATTCCTAAGGAATTCATCCCAGCGGTTGAAGAAGGTTTCAAAGAGCAAACTGTTAAAGGTCCACTCATTGGCTTCCCAATCGTAGGCGTTGAAGTTCACTTGGACGACGGTGCATACCATGACGTCGACTCTTCATACATGGCGTTCAAAATCGCTGGTATGGCGGCTCTTCGTGAAGTGTACCCGCAAGCGAAACCAACTGTTCTTGAGCCGATCATGAAGCTTGAGACAACAGTTCCAGACGAATACCAAGGTGCAGCTGTTGGTCAAATCAACCAACGCCGCGGTACTATCGTTGCTACTACAGCATTCGAAGGTAACTGTGTGATCGAAGCAGAAGTACCACTAACAGAAATGTTCGGTTACTCAACTGATCTTCGTTCTGCAACTAAAGGTAAAGGTGAGTTCTCTATGGAATTCGCGAAGTACGCTGCAGTACCTCGCAACATCCAAGAAGAGCTTGTTAAGAAATACCAAGCTAAGCGCGCAGCTGAGCAGAAGTAATTCTTTAGTTCTTATTCAGAACTTCAAAGCCCCGGTGGAAACACCGGGGCTTTTTTTTTGCCTTCAACAGAACTCTCGGAGCGAAGTAAAAAGGTGCCTGCTTCTTTTTTCTGGCTATAGTGCGTCTAATGCCTGATGGACGTAGAAAATCACCGGGTGCCTTTGACTTCGGATTCTTTGGTTGGTTCGATGGTTGTATGCAAATTTTTTGGATTGGATTGTTTGGGCTGGGCGGGATTTTTTGTCGTTATGGTGTGGACCGATGGCTGGCGCCGACTTCGGCGGGGTTTCCGCTGAGTACGTTTTTGATCAATATTCTCGGATGCTCTGTTGCGGGCGTTATTTATGCCGTCGGTGAGCGTGGGTATTTGTCGCAGACGTTGCTGACGGGATTGATGGTCGGCTTTTGTGGAGGTTTTACGACCTTTTCGGCCTATGCTCTGCAGTCGTTTGATTTGCTTCAAAAAGGCAAATTGGGTATGAGCCTTGGATATCTTTTCGCAAGCCCCGCCCTAGGCCTCCTTGCCTGTTATGTGGCGGTTCTTGCTACTCGGAAACTGATTTAGCGAACTCCTCCAGACCATGGACCTGGAGTTCGCATCGCATATTAAACTGAGATCCAAATCTGCCGAAATAGAGAGGTGTTTATTCAACCGAGGACGGCAGCATGGATCGCAGTGAATTGATTGCGGAAATTAAAAAACAACTGCACGAGGAAATGAAGTACTACAAGAAATCTCTTGAAGACAAAATTCCTGACGAACAAAAGAAACAAGCTAAAGAGGCCAAAGATGTCGCGACGGCCTTCGTAAAAGAAAATCCGTGGGCGTCTGTCGGCATGGCATTGCTTGCAGGTTTTGTGATTGCACGCATGATCTATAGAAGAAAGGATGAACAATGATGAAATTCATCCTCCCCCTGCTTTCATTTTTCATGGGCAGCGCGAAAAACCTTTTTAAGGAACCAGGCGTCGCTTTGACTCAGCAGTTGGTTTTACACCTGCGCGCTTTGGGATTGATCGTAACTTCGTGCGTGGGCGCATTGGCTTTGTTTTGCGTGGGCCTTTCTCTGTTAATCTCTCGAATCGCGAGCCAGTTTGATAGCACTGAGGATTTTTACTTTTCAACGAGCATGTGGATCTATTCTGGAATGACAGTGCTTGCTGCCGGCGTTTTAATTTACAGTCTTCGCCGCCAAACGTGGCTGAAGGCTATGGGTTTTGCGGAGAAACCGCAGACGGCACAAAATAAAAGCGGTGCTTTAGAAAGTGCTGTGGCTTTATTAGTCATGGACTTTATCGAGGAAAGACAAAGCCGAAGAAAAGAACAACAAGATCACCAAGCCAGTTAAATAAAAAAGGGAGTCGGTGAAGACTCCCTTTTTACATTCTTCTCAGCTCTCGCCCCGCACTTTTAGAAGTTAAGGCAATAGGTATCTGTATTTGAAGATATGACTTTTTCTGTTGTTTTATGAACCGTTGTCACTGTCGTTGTTGTGCAAAGCTCTGTGGGGCTGACCGCTTGACGAGTGATGATTGTATACACGATCACGTCTCCGCGATCTTCTCTTGTGCTTGTTGTTGTTACCGGTTGGTGAGCGCTGCCTGGAACATAGAAGATCTCACCGATCATTCCGCCGCCTCCGCCATCGCCTTCATAACCGCCGCCATCAAAAGATCCGCCACCGCGGTCGTTACCTTCGTAAGTTTCCTGGCGAGGATCTACTTCTTCGTTTCCGTTACCGCGCTCATCACGATCTTTGGGAGCGGGCTCGCCTTTGTCTTTTTTCTTAGAGATAACATCTGTCGTATCTTCGTCTGTGCAACCGAAAGCATCGCAAGTAGTTTTGTTATCGCGATCAGGCGTGCCTTTGATTTTAGGCTCAGCTTGGGCAGCAAATGAAAGTGTAAGCAACGCTGCTAAAATAAGAGATTTCATTCTGAACTCCTTCTAGTTTGGAAGAGATCTCTCTAGCACAAAGAAAAAGCCCCCGCTATCGGCGAGGGCTGCTCTTACCGAAATTTCATTATTGTCGTTTATTTAGACACCGGCGCCACTTCGCCCAGGAAGTCCATATAGGCCTGCCAAGACCGGCGGTCCGCCTTTTCATTATAGGCCACCCCTTTAGAAATGTCGTTACCAGCCTCTTTCTGGGTAAAGGCATGAACAGCCCCTGAGTAAGCGATGAACTGATAATCCACCTTCGCATCGTTCATTTCTTTTTGGAAAGCCTCCACCTCCGACATCGGTACGTTGGGATCAATCGCACCGTGAAGAACTAAGACTTTGCCTTTGATATTTTTCGCGTCTTGCGGAGTTTTCGTTTTCAAAGTTCCATGAAAACTTGTCACTCCGACGAACGGGAATCCAGCGCGTGCGGCCTCAAGAGCTCCCATTCCTCCGAAACAGTACCCCATCACCAGAAGTTTTTTTTGATCAACCCTTTGATCCGTTTTCACGGCGTCCAGCGCAGCCTTGATTCTTTGTCGAAAAAGTTTCGGATCGTTTTTATAAATTCCCGCCTGCTTCCCGGCATCGGCCGTAGAGGTCGGTCGAACGCCCTTTCCGTAAATATCGACGGCAAAAGCGACGTAACCTTTTTCTGCGAGTTGTTGCGCACGCATCTTTTCATAGTCGGTTAAACCCATCCACTGATGAACGATAAGAATCGTGGGACGAGGGTTCTTCAACGAATCATCATAGGCTATGAAACCCTCAAGAGCGGTTTTGCCGTCTTTGTATTCGATGTTTTCTGTTTTTAATCCTGCCGATGCCGACATCGTCCATTGCAAAGTAAGAATGCTCAAAAGGCCTGCAAACATTTTCATCGAGAACTCCTTCTCCCTAAGAACAGGATATACAGGGCGAAGGTCGAGGTCAAAAACGGAAGGTTAGATCTGCCGCTTATCATTTTTTATTTTTATTGAGATATTCCAAGACTTCTTGCAAGTCGCGTTATAGACAGGGACCTTCCTGCCTATGATACACTAATAAACGAATGGAATATTACAGGCTTAGGCCCTCTCTCATTAACATCTCAGATTCCCAACACGCATGACAATCATAGCCATTTTATTTTTCACCACGATTGGTATCTCATTTTTATGTTCAATGCTGGAAGCAGTTCTGCTCAGTTCGACCTCGGCTTACATTGGAGTCCTGGTCAAAGAGAATAAAAGAAGCGCCAAGCTTCTTGAACATCTCAAAGAAAACATCGACCGCCCGATTTCTGCCATCCTCACGTTGAACACTGTCTCTCACACTCTCGGTTCCGCTGCTATCGCCTACCAAATTCAAGTTCATTACGGAGAAGAAGCTGTCACGGCCGCGTCCTTCATCCTGACTTTCTTAATCTTGATCGTGTCAGAGATCATTCCGAAATCTATCGGAGCCGCTCACTGGAAGGCCCTCATTCCCTTTTCCGCTTATACGATTCAACTTATGATCATTTTGCTTTATCCGCTGGTGATCATGTCAGAATGGCTGGGTCGTCTCTTCGCGAAAACTTCTGAAGATCCTGAAGTCACTCGCGAAGAAATCCTGATGACCGCAGAGATCGGCGTTGAAGAAGGAACCTTGAAAGGCAAAGAGTCGAACATCATCAAAAATCTTTTGATGCTTGATAAGATTTACGTGTCAGACATCATGACTCCGCGTTCAGTGTTCTTTGCCTTGGATAAAGATTTGACCGTCGAAGAAGTTTTTAACAAGTACAAGCCTTTGCGTTTTTCCCGCATCCCTATCTATTCAGGCAGCTTGGATAACATTGTCGGCATGACGTATCGTTATAAAATTCACGAAGCTCTTTCCAACGACCAACATGATAAAGTTGTCGGCGACATGGTAAGCCCCATCTCTAGCATTCCTGAGCGCATGACGGTGTCGCAGGTTCTTGATTTCTTCATCAAGGAAAAGGAGCATATCGCTTTGGCTGTTGACGAATACGGAATCGTTGCAGGTCTTGTCAGCTTGGAAGATGCCGTGGAAACACTGCTGGGTGTAGAAATCGTCGACGAACTTGATAACGTCGAAGACATGCGTAAGTTTGCGTTGGAGCAATGGCAGCTTCGCAAGCAGAAGCTCCGCCGCAGCTAATTTATGATTCTGTTTTATATTCCCTGCCCCGACAAAGCGTGCGCCGAGAAAATCGCCAAAGCTCTTTTGGAAGAAAAAATTATCGGCTGCGCGAATATCATTCCTGGAATGGAATCGATGTATTGGTGGGAAGGAAAAATAGAGACAAGCTCTGAATATATCCTGATCCTCAAAACCTTGAAAACCCCTGACGCAGAGAAAAGAATTCGCGAACGCGTGCAAGCTCTGCATCCTTATGAAGTCCCCTGTGTCATGACTCTTCCCGTCTTGGGAATCAATGACTCTTATAAGAAGTGGCTTGAAGAAAGCATGAAGTAACCTCTATGATTTCCTAAAACTTCGGGGGAATCATGACAAAGCAAGAGTTGGCAAAAAAGATTTACGATGTGGCTCACTTGACGGGCGAGTTTAAATTACGCTCGGGTCAGATTTCCAACGAGTACTTCGATAAGTATCGTTTTGAGGCACAGCCGGCTTTGCTGTGCGAGATTGCCAAACACATGGCTCCGCTAATTCCTCCGGGAACGGAAGTTTTAGCCGGCCTTGAAATGGGCGGCATCCCCATCGCGACGGCCTTGTCTTTAGAGACGGGCCTTCCATGCGTTTTCGT
This region of Bdellovibrio sp. 22V genomic DNA includes:
- the pyrE gene encoding orotate phosphoribosyltransferase; amino-acid sequence: MTKQELAKKIYDVAHLTGEFKLRSGQISNEYFDKYRFEAQPALLCEIAKHMAPLIPPGTEVLAGLEMGGIPIATALSLETGLPCVFVRKEAKEYGTCQFAEGLDIKGKKVCVIEDVVTTGGQVVISTKDLRSLGANISHVLCVIHRGPVFPEPKLEEVGLALSPLFKKSDF